One part of the Terrimicrobium sacchariphilum genome encodes these proteins:
- a CDS encoding circadian clock KaiB family protein: MMQRERSQYIDSTREFEEMLKNTSGEQHYVLRLYVTGSTMRSAKAIETIRALCDDYLAGHYDLTVVDIYQQPTAAQDDQIIAAPTLVKSEPLPHKRLIGDLSDRERILVGLDLTHETPEHGEDDE, encoded by the coding sequence ATGATGCAAAGGGAGCGAAGCCAATACATCGACAGTACCCGGGAGTTTGAGGAGATGTTGAAAAACACCTCGGGTGAACAGCACTATGTGCTGCGCCTTTATGTGACAGGGTCGACCATGCGTTCGGCGAAGGCCATCGAGACGATCCGGGCGCTCTGCGACGATTATCTCGCGGGGCACTACGACCTTACGGTCGTCGACATTTACCAGCAACCGACAGCAGCCCAGGATGACCAGATCATCGCCGCTCCCACGCTGGTCAAGTCGGAGCCGCTGCCGCACAAGCGCCTGATCGGAGACCTTTCCGATCGCGAACGCATCCTGGTCGGTCTCGATCTCACCCACGAAACCCCTGAACACGGAGAAGACGACGAATGA
- a CDS encoding PAS domain-containing hybrid sensor histidine kinase/response regulator gives MNGNPGEPPAESAENAGNRGVWLSPTEFGQLQASLHEAQETLNAIRNGEVDAVVVTGSKGNKIYSLSGAEHPYRIYVEQMQEGAVTVTPEGLILYCNQRFAEMLGEPLDQVISSQLIPRLDAESWAAISTVLGDHEGATKHESFLQCAEGVALPVHFTASPLPLMDQTVICLVVTDLSLQKSGEVLRLAKEVAERSSAAKDSFLAALSHELRTPLTPALMGVATLQQERGLPAGVLTHLSMIRRNIELEIRLIDDLLDLTRIAHGKFELQDAEMDINSVLDRVLEICRSTWEAKNLTLTVERSAVDTRTVGDVVRLQQVLWNVIRNAVKFTPSGGSIWITTENPTPGAFRISVRDSGIGFNAAEEPQLFQPFEQVGREITRLFGGLGLGLSISRSIVSAHGGRIWGESPGPNKGATFHVEIPLRRSAQPSQQDDAMEAEPGMRRSLVILLVEDHDDTRQLLQMILSQKGHAVHAAATGEDALALAEKESFHLVISDLGLPDISGSALMSQLRSRYPKLRGVAVSGYGMEEDVRRSKESGFDHHLTKPVDPARLDRLIGELAQEIL, from the coding sequence ATGAACGGAAATCCTGGGGAGCCGCCCGCCGAGTCGGCTGAAAATGCTGGCAATCGCGGAGTCTGGCTGAGCCCGACGGAGTTTGGGCAATTGCAAGCCAGCCTCCATGAGGCGCAGGAGACTCTCAACGCCATCCGCAATGGCGAGGTCGATGCGGTGGTCGTCACCGGCAGCAAGGGAAACAAGATTTACAGCCTCTCCGGGGCGGAGCACCCCTATCGCATCTATGTCGAGCAGATGCAGGAGGGGGCGGTAACCGTGACTCCGGAAGGCCTCATCCTGTATTGCAATCAGCGATTTGCGGAAATGCTCGGCGAGCCGCTCGACCAGGTGATCAGCTCGCAACTCATCCCGCGACTCGATGCGGAGAGCTGGGCTGCCATCTCGACAGTGCTGGGCGATCACGAGGGCGCGACCAAGCACGAGAGCTTCCTCCAGTGCGCGGAGGGCGTGGCATTGCCCGTGCACTTCACCGCGAGCCCGCTGCCGCTCATGGACCAGACGGTGATCTGCCTCGTCGTGACCGACCTGAGCTTGCAGAAATCCGGTGAGGTTTTGAGGCTGGCCAAGGAGGTCGCCGAGCGATCGAGCGCGGCGAAGGACAGCTTCCTCGCGGCCCTCAGCCACGAGCTACGCACCCCGCTCACGCCCGCGTTGATGGGCGTCGCCACGCTCCAGCAGGAGCGGGGTTTGCCTGCGGGAGTATTGACTCATCTTTCCATGATCCGGCGCAATATCGAGCTGGAGATTCGCCTCATCGACGACCTCCTCGATCTCACGCGGATCGCCCATGGAAAGTTTGAGCTGCAGGATGCGGAGATGGATATCAACTCCGTCCTCGATCGGGTGCTGGAGATTTGCCGCTCGACCTGGGAGGCCAAGAATCTGACTCTCACGGTGGAGCGTTCCGCCGTCGACACCCGCACGGTCGGTGACGTCGTGAGGCTCCAGCAGGTGCTTTGGAACGTGATCCGCAACGCGGTGAAGTTCACCCCCTCAGGCGGATCGATCTGGATCACCACGGAAAATCCCACACCTGGTGCGTTTCGCATTTCCGTGCGGGACTCGGGCATCGGCTTCAATGCGGCGGAGGAGCCGCAGCTCTTTCAGCCCTTTGAACAGGTGGGCCGCGAGATCACACGGCTCTTTGGCGGCCTGGGTCTCGGATTGTCGATCAGCAGGTCGATTGTTTCCGCCCACGGCGGCCGTATCTGGGGCGAGAGTCCGGGGCCGAACAAGGGTGCGACTTTTCACGTCGAGATCCCGCTGCGCCGGAGCGCGCAACCCTCCCAGCAGGACGACGCGATGGAGGCGGAGCCGGGGATGCGGCGGAGCCTGGTGATCCTCCTCGTCGAGGATCACGATGATACCCGCCAACTGCTCCAGATGATCCTAAGTCAAAAAGGCCATGCCGTGCATGCGGCCGCCACCGGCGAGGATGCGCTGGCGCTCGCAGAGAAGGAGTCGTTTCATCTCGTCATCAGCGATCTCGGTCTGCCCGACATCTCCGGCTCGGCCCTGATGAGCCAGCTGCGCTCCCGCTATCCGAAGCTGCGAGGGGTCGCCGTGAGTGGTTATGGCATGGAGGAGGATGTGCGCCGGAGCAAGGAATCGGGATTTGATCATCACCTGACCAAACCTGTGGACCCCGCCCGTCTGGATCGCCTCATTGGCGAGTTGGCACAGGAGATTCTTTAG
- a CDS encoding LytR/AlgR family response regulator transcription factor, producing the protein MNSPVTVTHPSAEMTTPVASAHGPIRVMLIDDERLARQGLRELLHEFSDVEIVGEADTAASAVAQIPSLSPDVIFLDIRLPGGDGFNVLESLDRVPLVVFVTAYSDYATQAFDVEAVDYLLKPVRRSRLEETLRRIRSEIGSGDQPPYALSDRICLRTPERTIIAPLSNLISLKAEGDFTRVAVAELSPLLICQTLGIYERTLPSPPFVRVDRSLILNLNRLSSVEISPSRGARVFMEGAEEPIPVGRTGLRRLRAALPQHLSGIPETES; encoded by the coding sequence ATGAATTCGCCAGTCACCGTCACGCATCCGTCTGCCGAGATGACGACACCTGTCGCATCGGCGCACGGCCCCATCCGCGTCATGCTCATCGACGACGAACGTCTCGCCCGACAAGGTTTGCGCGAGCTGCTGCACGAGTTTTCCGACGTCGAGATCGTCGGCGAGGCCGATACCGCCGCCTCTGCCGTGGCGCAGATCCCGTCGCTTTCGCCCGATGTCATCTTTCTCGATATCCGTCTCCCGGGAGGCGATGGATTCAACGTCCTGGAGTCTCTCGACCGCGTGCCGCTCGTGGTCTTCGTCACGGCGTACTCGGATTACGCCACGCAGGCTTTTGACGTCGAAGCGGTCGATTATCTACTCAAGCCTGTCCGTCGCTCGCGACTGGAGGAGACCCTGCGCCGCATCCGCTCCGAGATCGGCTCGGGCGACCAGCCGCCCTACGCTCTCTCCGACCGCATCTGCCTGCGCACGCCCGAGCGCACCATCATCGCGCCGCTTTCGAATCTCATTTCCCTGAAGGCCGAGGGAGATTTCACCCGTGTCGCCGTGGCCGAGCTTTCCCCGCTGTTGATCTGCCAGACGCTCGGCATCTACGAGCGCACGCTCCCCTCGCCGCCTTTTGTCCGGGTGGATCGCTCGCTCATCCTGAATCTCAACCGGCTGAGCTCAGTGGAGATCAGCCCCTCGCGAGGCGCCCGGGTCTTCATGGAAGGGGCGGAGGAGCCGATACCCGTCGGCCGTACCGGCCTGCGCCGCCTGCGCGCCGCCCTGCCCCAGCATCTCTCCGGCATCCCGGAAACCGAGAGCTAA
- a CDS encoding sensor histidine kinase, translating to MNQPQNAPRSTPHPPPAPFGDVVLRWLRRQVIRRKLISLSFWRVNLAAWLVFAMMTFLVRCLFHLDVPKALILTILNESLALGTSLILRRYYQRFGIPFRLRTALSVVAVSLFWSIILSLATYLITLLTGWRMQNITDLESSMLRFTIMWTALLGWSLGYFWFQAEKAWTAESRHAEEAEHQAHRMELQMLRAQLDPHFLFNSLNGIAAEVHAHPDEAVEMICRLSDYLRYSLEHRKQTFTALESELGAMHAYLEIEKARFGERLQFSVDASPEALTHRVPTFILQPLVENALKWGFHQSANAMTVDIRAFQTGGVLEIEVMNSGHLESTPRDKAGGVGLDTLSRRLEIYYPGRHHFTLEQRGRVVCATIQLWGAAEAV from the coding sequence ATGAATCAGCCACAAAACGCGCCCCGTTCCACCCCCCATCCGCCGCCCGCTCCGTTCGGCGATGTGGTGCTGCGCTGGCTGCGTCGCCAGGTCATCCGCCGCAAGCTCATCTCCCTCTCCTTCTGGAGGGTAAATCTGGCCGCCTGGCTGGTCTTTGCGATGATGACCTTCCTCGTCCGGTGCCTCTTTCACCTCGATGTACCGAAGGCGTTGATTCTCACCATCTTGAACGAAAGTCTCGCACTCGGGACATCGCTCATTCTGCGTCGCTATTACCAGCGCTTTGGCATCCCGTTTCGACTGCGCACCGCTCTCTCGGTGGTTGCGGTCAGCCTGTTCTGGTCGATCATCCTTTCTCTCGCCACCTACCTGATCACCTTGCTGACGGGATGGCGGATGCAAAACATCACCGATCTGGAGTCGTCCATGCTGCGGTTTACCATCATGTGGACAGCCCTCCTGGGGTGGAGCCTCGGGTATTTCTGGTTTCAGGCGGAGAAGGCGTGGACGGCAGAATCGCGCCATGCCGAGGAGGCGGAGCACCAGGCTCATCGGATGGAACTCCAGATGCTCCGGGCCCAGCTCGACCCTCATTTTCTATTCAATTCCCTCAACGGCATCGCCGCAGAGGTCCATGCCCATCCCGATGAAGCCGTCGAGATGATCTGCCGTCTGTCGGATTATCTCCGCTACTCCCTGGAACATCGCAAACAGACCTTTACCGCGCTGGAGTCCGAACTCGGGGCCATGCATGCCTATCTGGAGATCGAGAAAGCCCGGTTTGGCGAACGGCTGCAGTTCTCCGTCGATGCGTCGCCGGAGGCCCTCACCCATCGCGTCCCCACCTTCATCCTCCAACCCCTCGTCGAAAACGCGCTAAAATGGGGCTTTCATCAGTCGGCCAATGCCATGACCGTCGACATCCGGGCCTTTCAGACGGGTGGGGTGCTCGAGATCGAGGTGATGAACAGCGGGCATCTCGAGTCCACCCCGCGCGACAAGGCAGGGGGCGTCGGCCTCGACACCCTCAGCCGACGTCTGGAGATCTATTACCCGGGCCGCCATCACTTCACCCTCGAGCAGAGGGGGCGGGTAGTCTGTGCGACCATTCAGCTGTGGGGTGCGGCGGAGGCGGTCTAG